One window from the genome of Streptomyces cadmiisoli encodes:
- a CDS encoding family 1 encapsulin nanocompartment shell protein produces the protein MNNLHRELAPISDVAWADLEEEARRTFRRHVAARRIVDVPEPGGPELAAVGTGHLGAVDAPAEGVVAHTRRSQPVVELRVPFTVDRRQVDDVARGAKDADWQPVKDAARQMAFAEDRAVFEGYAAAGITGLREGSSNPPLTLPQDVRDYPDAVSQAVSALRLAGVGGAYTLALSAEAYTAVSETADHGYPIIKHIGPLLDGDIVWAPAIDGAFLLSTRGGDFELRLGQDLSIGYLSHNDSSVRLYFQETLTFLVYTSEAVVALAAAGPTAGGG, from the coding sequence ATGAACAACCTGCATCGTGAACTGGCGCCCATCTCCGACGTCGCATGGGCCGACCTCGAGGAAGAAGCGCGACGCACGTTCAGGCGCCATGTGGCGGCCCGCCGGATCGTCGACGTCCCGGAGCCGGGCGGTCCGGAACTCGCCGCGGTGGGCACCGGCCATCTGGGCGCCGTGGACGCTCCGGCCGAGGGCGTCGTCGCGCACACGCGCCGCTCCCAGCCCGTCGTCGAGCTGCGTGTGCCCTTCACCGTGGATCGCCGGCAGGTCGACGACGTCGCGCGAGGGGCGAAGGACGCGGACTGGCAGCCCGTCAAGGACGCCGCCCGCCAGATGGCGTTCGCCGAGGACCGGGCGGTGTTCGAAGGGTACGCCGCGGCCGGCATCACGGGCCTTCGCGAAGGCTCCTCGAACCCGCCCCTGACGTTGCCGCAGGACGTGCGCGACTATCCGGACGCCGTCAGTCAGGCCGTGTCCGCGCTGCGCCTGGCCGGTGTCGGCGGCGCGTACACGCTGGCGCTCAGTGCCGAGGCGTACACGGCCGTCAGCGAAACCGCCGACCACGGATACCCGATCATCAAGCACATCGGCCCGCTGCTGGACGGCGACATCGTCTGGGCGCCCGCGATCGACGGGGCGTTCCTGCTGTCCACGCGGGGCGGAGACTTCGAACTGCGGCTGGGCCAGGACCTGTCCATCGGCTACCTGTCGCACAACGACAGCAGCGTACGGCTGTACTTCCAGGAGACGCTGACCTTCCTGGTGTACACCTCCGAGGCCGTGGTGGCACTGGCGGCGGCGGGACCGACGGCCGGCGGCGGATGA
- a CDS encoding twin-arginine translocase TatA/TatE family subunit, whose amino-acid sequence MSELALILLVVVVVLGIRKLPELTRSAGKAARILKSESKALKEQDAPEARDSSGRVVQGKIVERDDPSARA is encoded by the coding sequence ATGAGCGAGTTGGCCCTGATCCTCCTCGTCGTCGTGGTGGTCCTCGGGATCAGGAAGCTGCCCGAACTCACACGCTCTGCGGGCAAAGCGGCTCGTATCCTCAAGAGCGAGAGCAAGGCGCTCAAGGAGCAGGACGCCCCCGAGGCCCGGGACAGCTCGGGGCGCGTCGTCCAGGGGAAGATCGTCGAGCGCGACGATCCTTCGGCTCGCGCCTGA